From the Limanda limanda chromosome 2, fLimLim1.1, whole genome shotgun sequence genome, one window contains:
- the zcchc7 gene encoding zinc finger CCHC domain-containing protein 7 isoform X2 — MYSPYQGREELEDDLYQEQDNDDSDGSEAYSEMEFRLYSQLHYSSNAGDMEDRGETPEDQDSQEPEVTVDADGEPAPTEDCGPPSSEQQLLKKKKVGEKRDKQKKGKSDPKGHRSSSSVFEEVIVIDSSPDVISISEDDTADDEGVCVMKGQGLHRLQTSTPTHQGGQKRETSLNVPVSVDSSSSESDSEESNSESDSSESSDSECLEHWMILGRGKDAEDLSISLNLEGGSNSSTDAEEEKESTWVVSNKDKDAQIYNKDKGSKTVAQRVPNRYYTNKSVQCHNCSKTGHLSKNCPEPKKLSSCFLCGTRGHMAIECPNKHCNNCGLPGHLYASCSERPYWHKQCHRCSMKGHFFDACPEIWRQYHITNKTGPPVKQREEDNGRSPAFCFNCSRKGHFGHTCARPRMFNGTFATVPFINHYDSVEDVNRREHRLKMRVRELKKNGCLFNTLQTPGTPEQPKKRQKFSHQNNPQQTTHSHKPSGSHIFFSDKDFRDTAPKKNKFNKIKPQQTTGNGKPWKPKRPVPTSRDPLPSKKHLFDEADDFPRGRGQGENTEKKSRRKKIKKSNDGPNKGHRDGRPDRLCRTVTGAKKGSGSKQEVRESSRKRSNRARSFAHKQKGDDSSMYPTDENLFIIKQRRKRKR, encoded by the exons ATGTACTCTCCATATCAAGGCCGTGAGGAGTTGGAGGATGATCTCTACCAAGAGCAAGACAATGATGACTCTGATGGGTCGGAGGCCTACAGTGAGATGGAGTTCCGCCTCTACAGCCAGCTCCACTACTCCTCCAATGCTGGGGACATGGAGGACAGAGGTGAGACACCGGAGGACCAGGACAGCCAGGAGCCGGAGGTGACGGTAGATGCTGACGGAGAACCGGCACCCACTGAAGATTGTGGACCTCCTTCATCGGAACAACAActcctgaagaagaagaaggtgggaGAGAAACGTGATAAGCAGAAGAAGGGGAAGAGTGATCCTAAAGGTCATAGGTCGTCATCTTCAGTCTTTGAGGAGGTCATCGTCATTGACTCCAGCCCGGATGTTATCTCTATCTCCGAGGACGACACTGCTGACGATGAAGGCGTCTGTGTCATGAAGGGTCAAGGGTTGCACCGGCTGCAGACGTCCACCCCAACACATCAG GGGGGCCAGAAAAGGGAGACGAGTCTCAATGTGCCAGTGAGCGTTGACTCCAGCAGTTCAGAATCGGATTCAGAAGAGTCCAACTCGGAGTCTGACTCCTCAGAATCATCGGATTCAGAATGTCTGGAACACTGGATGATCCTGGGCCGAGGGAAGGATGCCGAAGACCTGTCCATCTCACTCAACCTGGAGGGAGGGTCTAACAGCAGCACAG ATgctgaagaagagaaggagagcacCTGGGTCGTCTCCAACAAGGACAAAGAC GCTCAGATCTACAACAAAGACAAGGGTTCCAAGACAGTGGCGCAGCGGGTTCCCAACAGATACTACACCAACAAGAGCGTCCAATGTCATAACTGCAGCAAGACGGGGCATCTCTCTAAGAACTGCCCCGAGCCCAAG AAGTTGTCGTCCTGCTTCCTGTGTGGCACCCGCGGCCACATGGCCATTGAGTGTCCCAATAAGCACTGCAACAACTGTGGCTTACCGGGTCACCTGTACGCGTCCTGCAGCGAGAGGCCGTACTGGCACAAACAGTGTCATCGCTGCAGCATGAAGGGACACTTCTTTGAC gcCTGTCCAGAGATCTGGAGACAGTACCACATCACA AACAAGACGGGTCCTCCTGTGAAGCAGCGGGAAGAGGACAATGGCAGATCTCCTGCCTTCTGCTTCAACTGCTCCAGGAAAGGACACTTTGGACAC ACGTGCGCACGGCCGAGGATGTTCAACGGGACGTTTGCCACCGTCCCTTTCATCAACCACTACGACTCTGTGGAGGACGTCAACCGCAGAGAGCACCGGCTCAAGATGAGGGTTCGAG aaTTAAAGAAAAACGGTTGTTTATTCAACACCCTCCAGACCCCTGGCACACCAGAACAGccaaagaagagacagaaattCAGCCACCAAAACAACCCACAGCAAACCACCCACAGCCACAAACCCAGTGGCAGCCACATCTTTTTTAGTGACAAAGACTTTAGGGACACAGCACCGAAAAAAAATAAGTTCAACAAGATCAAACCCCAGCAAACCACTGGCAATGGGAAACCGTGGAAACCCAAGAGACCCGTGCCCACGTCAAGAGACCCGCTCCCGTCAAAGAAACACCTCTTTGATGAAGCAGATGACTTTCCCAGAGGACGAGGCCAAGGAGAGAACACggagaagaagagcaggaggaaaaagATCAAGAAATCAAACGATGGCCCCAACAAGGGACACAGAGACGGCAGACCTGACC
- the zcchc7 gene encoding zinc finger CCHC domain-containing protein 7 isoform X1 yields the protein MYSPYQGREELEDDLYQEQDNDDSDGSEAYSEMEFRLYSQLHYSSNAGDMEDRGETPEDQDSQEPEVTVDADGEPAPTEDCGPPSSEQQLLKKKKVGEKRDKQKKGKSDPKGHRSSSSVFEEVIVIDSSPDVISISEDDTADDEGVCVMKGQGLHRLQTSTPTHQGGQKRETSLNVPVSVDSSSSESDSEESNSESDSSESSDSECLEHWMILGRGKDAEDLSISLNLEGGSNSSTGVSLDAEEEKESTWVVSNKDKDAQIYNKDKGSKTVAQRVPNRYYTNKSVQCHNCSKTGHLSKNCPEPKKLSSCFLCGTRGHMAIECPNKHCNNCGLPGHLYASCSERPYWHKQCHRCSMKGHFFDACPEIWRQYHITNKTGPPVKQREEDNGRSPAFCFNCSRKGHFGHTCARPRMFNGTFATVPFINHYDSVEDVNRREHRLKMRVRELKKNGCLFNTLQTPGTPEQPKKRQKFSHQNNPQQTTHSHKPSGSHIFFSDKDFRDTAPKKNKFNKIKPQQTTGNGKPWKPKRPVPTSRDPLPSKKHLFDEADDFPRGRGQGENTEKKSRRKKIKKSNDGPNKGHRDGRPDRLCRTVTGAKKGSGSKQEVRESSRKRSNRARSFAHKQKGDDSSMYPTDENLFIIKQRRKRKR from the exons ATGTACTCTCCATATCAAGGCCGTGAGGAGTTGGAGGATGATCTCTACCAAGAGCAAGACAATGATGACTCTGATGGGTCGGAGGCCTACAGTGAGATGGAGTTCCGCCTCTACAGCCAGCTCCACTACTCCTCCAATGCTGGGGACATGGAGGACAGAGGTGAGACACCGGAGGACCAGGACAGCCAGGAGCCGGAGGTGACGGTAGATGCTGACGGAGAACCGGCACCCACTGAAGATTGTGGACCTCCTTCATCGGAACAACAActcctgaagaagaagaaggtgggaGAGAAACGTGATAAGCAGAAGAAGGGGAAGAGTGATCCTAAAGGTCATAGGTCGTCATCTTCAGTCTTTGAGGAGGTCATCGTCATTGACTCCAGCCCGGATGTTATCTCTATCTCCGAGGACGACACTGCTGACGATGAAGGCGTCTGTGTCATGAAGGGTCAAGGGTTGCACCGGCTGCAGACGTCCACCCCAACACATCAG GGGGGCCAGAAAAGGGAGACGAGTCTCAATGTGCCAGTGAGCGTTGACTCCAGCAGTTCAGAATCGGATTCAGAAGAGTCCAACTCGGAGTCTGACTCCTCAGAATCATCGGATTCAGAATGTCTGGAACACTGGATGATCCTGGGCCGAGGGAAGGATGCCGAAGACCTGTCCATCTCACTCAACCTGGAGGGAGGGTCTAACAGCAGCACAGGTGTGTCTTTGG ATgctgaagaagagaaggagagcacCTGGGTCGTCTCCAACAAGGACAAAGAC GCTCAGATCTACAACAAAGACAAGGGTTCCAAGACAGTGGCGCAGCGGGTTCCCAACAGATACTACACCAACAAGAGCGTCCAATGTCATAACTGCAGCAAGACGGGGCATCTCTCTAAGAACTGCCCCGAGCCCAAG AAGTTGTCGTCCTGCTTCCTGTGTGGCACCCGCGGCCACATGGCCATTGAGTGTCCCAATAAGCACTGCAACAACTGTGGCTTACCGGGTCACCTGTACGCGTCCTGCAGCGAGAGGCCGTACTGGCACAAACAGTGTCATCGCTGCAGCATGAAGGGACACTTCTTTGAC gcCTGTCCAGAGATCTGGAGACAGTACCACATCACA AACAAGACGGGTCCTCCTGTGAAGCAGCGGGAAGAGGACAATGGCAGATCTCCTGCCTTCTGCTTCAACTGCTCCAGGAAAGGACACTTTGGACAC ACGTGCGCACGGCCGAGGATGTTCAACGGGACGTTTGCCACCGTCCCTTTCATCAACCACTACGACTCTGTGGAGGACGTCAACCGCAGAGAGCACCGGCTCAAGATGAGGGTTCGAG aaTTAAAGAAAAACGGTTGTTTATTCAACACCCTCCAGACCCCTGGCACACCAGAACAGccaaagaagagacagaaattCAGCCACCAAAACAACCCACAGCAAACCACCCACAGCCACAAACCCAGTGGCAGCCACATCTTTTTTAGTGACAAAGACTTTAGGGACACAGCACCGAAAAAAAATAAGTTCAACAAGATCAAACCCCAGCAAACCACTGGCAATGGGAAACCGTGGAAACCCAAGAGACCCGTGCCCACGTCAAGAGACCCGCTCCCGTCAAAGAAACACCTCTTTGATGAAGCAGATGACTTTCCCAGAGGACGAGGCCAAGGAGAGAACACggagaagaagagcaggaggaaaaagATCAAGAAATCAAACGATGGCCCCAACAAGGGACACAGAGACGGCAGACCTGACC